In a single window of the Coprothermobacter proteolyticus DSM 5265 genome:
- a CDS encoding glycoside hydrolase family 57 protein, with the protein MGNLYLSFIWHNHQPYYKDPDTGKMILPWVRLHATKDYLDMLLLKSKYPNVKATFNMVPSLVRQLEEYCEGKTDTYLDLTMKPAESLTDGEKLFILRNFFKSDFRRKISNFPRYVELYTKRYSQDINENLHLWTTQELRDLQLLFNLAWIDPLYYEEYPNLRSIRDKGQNFSHEDVLAVVDVQMKIIKRLINDYREANANGDVDLIFSPYYHPILPLIYDTRSARRAREDVLLPHLILNVPQDVELQLRKGWNQHKEFFGRAPRGFWPSEQSVSTEVLGIASDLGIAWAVTDERILAKTLGMSYFSRAGRDVPEQAALLYRPYKLSLSNGKEMIIVFRDQVLSDLIGFEYAKWLAVDAVNDFMSRLEAIYAKVKHLDGDYLVAVALDGENCWEYYENDGYDFLSRLYSVLSDTEWVETVTISDFIEKHDNFGRLSNLTTGSWINANFDMWIGDPCKNKAWDYLIAARMQVELAFKKCTNLDEELKDQVMEQLLIAEGSDWFWWYGKPNESPDKPIFDELFRKNLKKIYELMEEEVPQFLSEPIVDRRC; encoded by the coding sequence ATGGGAAATCTTTATTTAAGTTTTATCTGGCATAACCATCAACCTTACTACAAAGACCCTGACACGGGGAAGATGATTCTACCTTGGGTTAGGCTTCATGCAACGAAGGATTATCTGGATATGTTGCTTTTGAAAAGTAAGTATCCGAATGTAAAAGCTACATTTAATATGGTTCCTTCACTAGTTCGGCAACTTGAAGAATACTGTGAAGGCAAAACAGATACGTATTTGGATCTTACAATGAAGCCAGCAGAATCTTTAACTGATGGGGAAAAACTGTTCATACTTAGAAACTTTTTTAAATCTGATTTTCGGAGGAAAATATCCAATTTCCCGCGATACGTGGAACTTTATACCAAGCGCTATTCACAGGATATCAATGAAAACTTGCACCTTTGGACTACCCAAGAACTTCGTGACTTACAGCTTTTATTTAATTTAGCTTGGATAGACCCCCTTTATTACGAAGAATATCCCAATCTGCGTAGTATAAGGGATAAAGGGCAGAATTTTTCACACGAGGACGTACTAGCTGTTGTTGATGTACAAATGAAGATCATAAAAAGATTGATTAACGATTACCGTGAAGCTAACGCAAATGGTGACGTCGACCTTATCTTTTCGCCTTACTACCATCCCATTTTGCCCTTGATTTATGACACGCGAAGTGCAAGACGAGCTAGGGAAGATGTGCTGTTGCCTCACTTGATTCTGAACGTTCCACAGGATGTAGAACTGCAGCTTCGAAAAGGGTGGAATCAACACAAGGAGTTTTTCGGGAGAGCGCCCAGAGGTTTTTGGCCTTCGGAACAGTCGGTTTCTACAGAAGTGCTTGGGATTGCATCTGATTTGGGCATTGCATGGGCTGTTACCGACGAACGTATTCTTGCAAAAACTCTTGGTATGTCATATTTCTCAAGGGCAGGAAGGGACGTGCCTGAACAGGCAGCCTTACTTTACAGGCCTTACAAGTTATCGCTATCCAACGGTAAAGAAATGATAATAGTATTTAGAGACCAAGTGCTGTCAGACCTTATTGGGTTTGAATATGCTAAGTGGTTAGCAGTTGATGCTGTAAATGATTTCATGTCCAGGCTGGAAGCTATTTATGCGAAAGTGAAACACTTAGATGGTGATTACTTGGTCGCGGTTGCCTTAGACGGAGAGAACTGCTGGGAGTATTACGAAAATGACGGTTATGATTTCCTTTCAAGGCTCTATTCTGTGCTTAGCGATACTGAGTGGGTAGAAACAGTGACCATAAGCGATTTCATTGAAAAGCATGATAATTTTGGCAGGCTTTCTAACCTTACAACGGGGTCTTGGATAAATGCGAATTTTGACATGTGGATAGGAGACCCATGCAAGAATAAGGCTTGGGATTATCTTATTGCTGCTAGGATGCAAGTGGAGCTTGCCTTTAAGAAGTGCACTAATTTGGATGAAGAATTGAAGGATCAAGTTATGGAACAACTGCTTATTGCTGAGGGCTCTGACTGGTTCTGGTGGTATGGAAAACCGAATGAGTCCCCAGATAAGCCAATTTTTGATGAGCTCTTTAGAAAGAATTTAAAGAAAATCTATGAACTCATGGAGGAAGAAGTTCCACAGTTCCTAAGTGAGCCTATAGTTGACAGGAGGTGTTAA
- a CDS encoding alpha-amylase/4-alpha-glucanotransferase domain-containing protein encodes MGKIYFSWVIHNHQPEGNFTWVMDEAYEKSYKPFLDFLKHSGLKAALHNSGTLWEYFDLHAPEYVDDVTSMVDKGQLELIGGTFFEAILSTIPDDDKVNQLKLLRDFVEKKFQTPVNGAWVTERVWEPHFPKFYNEAGYHYVFLDDYHFTQAGEPMPLQGYYLTEDQGYQLFVFPIDKKLRYLIPWHSPEEVLNYLKSFSSECGDVYILYADDGEKFGLWQGTHELCYEEKYLDKLLSTLLQGGVEIILPGEVLEKTNCSGLVYLPTCTYPEMAEWSLDEVSYERYRQVKEKLTESEAIWLHGGFWRRFLKSHPESRWMYGRVVSLSRYLNNLAPRHPRKNKALMELYRAEANDVFWHGVFGGLYLSHLRRNLYHRLIRAITTADGTKKSYIDLQDFDLDGSEELKVANDTYHVFVEPQTASIREFDLLRAEENMLDVLDPKGEVHGLFLDKWHGHAVNYTIATRELKPAKLVFHPENDLLLEKVFTFESGFLEVTYKFLKESEFVVEIPVNLWNPSAEITAGNQALPLNEEAQIMNVQDLHWDVGVEHIDLVFSKRINIKLEPIQILHESGLFKEVTYQGTIVTAQFNARGGEEFSAKLYVSEKTERG; translated from the coding sequence TTGGGTAAGATTTACTTTAGCTGGGTCATTCATAACCATCAACCTGAAGGGAATTTCACTTGGGTAATGGATGAGGCCTATGAGAAATCTTACAAACCATTCCTAGATTTTTTGAAGCACTCCGGGCTCAAGGCTGCTTTGCATAACAGTGGCACTCTTTGGGAGTATTTTGACTTGCATGCTCCAGAGTATGTTGATGACGTCACTAGCATGGTTGACAAAGGTCAATTGGAACTTATTGGAGGAACGTTTTTTGAAGCCATACTATCTACCATTCCTGATGATGACAAGGTTAATCAGTTAAAGCTTCTAAGAGATTTCGTGGAGAAAAAGTTTCAGACTCCCGTAAATGGAGCATGGGTCACTGAAAGGGTTTGGGAACCTCACTTTCCAAAGTTTTACAACGAAGCTGGTTACCATTATGTGTTCTTGGATGATTATCATTTCACGCAGGCAGGCGAACCTATGCCGCTGCAGGGCTATTACCTTACTGAAGATCAAGGTTACCAGCTTTTTGTATTTCCCATTGACAAGAAACTTAGGTATTTGATACCTTGGCACAGTCCTGAGGAAGTGCTGAATTACTTGAAGTCATTCTCTAGTGAATGCGGGGATGTTTACATACTTTACGCGGACGATGGAGAAAAATTTGGCTTGTGGCAAGGAACACATGAACTATGTTATGAAGAAAAATACTTAGATAAGCTCCTGTCTACCCTTTTGCAGGGTGGTGTGGAAATAATACTACCTGGCGAAGTTTTGGAGAAAACAAATTGTAGTGGATTAGTTTACTTACCTACATGCACATACCCTGAAATGGCTGAATGGAGCTTAGATGAGGTATCTTACGAGCGTTACAGACAGGTAAAAGAAAAACTGACAGAGTCTGAAGCCATATGGCTTCATGGTGGTTTTTGGCGGCGTTTTCTTAAGAGCCATCCTGAGTCTCGGTGGATGTATGGTAGAGTGGTTTCACTTTCCCGCTATTTGAACAACCTTGCCCCTCGGCATCCAAGGAAAAACAAGGCGCTCATGGAACTTTATAGAGCGGAAGCTAACGATGTTTTTTGGCACGGTGTTTTCGGTGGGCTGTATTTAAGTCATCTCCGTCGGAACCTGTACCATAGACTCATAAGAGCAATAACTACTGCAGACGGAACAAAGAAGAGTTACATTGATCTGCAGGATTTTGATTTGGATGGAAGTGAAGAACTTAAGGTTGCCAATGATACTTATCATGTTTTTGTAGAGCCACAAACAGCTTCTATAAGGGAATTTGATCTGTTGCGGGCGGAAGAGAATATGCTGGACGTGCTTGACCCCAAAGGCGAAGTTCACGGTTTATTCTTGGACAAGTGGCATGGACATGCTGTAAATTACACGATCGCTACACGAGAGTTAAAACCTGCGAAACTGGTCTTTCACCCTGAGAACGATCTGTTGTTGGAAAAGGTTTTCACCTTTGAGTCAGGTTTCTTGGAAGTAACCTACAAGTTTTTGAAGGAAAGTGAATTTGTAGTAGAGATTCCTGTGAATCTTTGGAATCCAAGTGCCGAGATCACTGCAGGTAACCAAGCTTTGCCATTAAATGAAGAAGCTCAAATTATGAATGTCCAAGACTTGCATTGGGATGTTGGGGTGGAACACATTGATTTGGTTTTCTCAAAGAGAATAAACATTAAATTGGAGCCCATTCAAATACTTCACGAAAGTGGGCTTTTTAAGGAGGTAACTTATCAAGGTACAATTGTTACAGCTCAATTTAATGCCCGTGGCGGGGAAGAATTTAGTGCTAAGCTGTATGTGTCTGAAAAAACAGAGAGAGGATGA
- a CDS encoding glycoside hydrolase family 57 protein, translating into MVFLIGHVNIVLHTHLPWVKKAGKWPFGEEWLYQAIFDSYIPLTQTFLQLRDQGYSFKFTMNITPVLGEMLLDEYLQQGFVDYAKEFIKSLETDKTDVSEDLKHYWLDLAKTRLNFFESIERDLPGIWEELQDQGYLTLITSGATHGFLPLLGRDETIDLQVKTGILFHNGTFGKKPRGFWLPECAYRPRTYHVAGGAVVLRPGIEEFLDKYGIDYTFLDSKPFENYVSPEPWMTGKSGQCNLFQAYRLNNSNVVGFPRHDLLCSQVWSADFGYPGDGSYMEFHKRSSYSGARFWKITNKNIDFKDKQPYDPLAALKTVGGHAHHYASRIVGELADYYSESRKEGIVTLTFDTELFGHWWFEGPKFLEFLVKELAEAPVGWTSGEDYLDNYSVDARCFLGETSWGEGGHYRVWFNPDVEWMWPQIYEAENIAYRALKAGKNVADDRLLKQLMREVLLLTASDWQFLITTGGAVDYAKERFAFHLANVMDLASAILNKEPFDEERLMDLQDRDSLFYFLSPELVDLG; encoded by the coding sequence GTGGTTTTTTTGATTGGGCATGTTAACATTGTTCTTCACACTCACTTGCCTTGGGTAAAAAAAGCTGGAAAATGGCCCTTCGGCGAAGAATGGCTTTACCAAGCTATTTTTGATTCTTACATACCGCTAACGCAAACATTCCTGCAGCTCAGGGACCAAGGGTACAGCTTTAAGTTCACCATGAACATAACACCCGTGCTTGGAGAGATGCTTTTGGATGAGTATCTACAGCAGGGCTTTGTGGATTATGCTAAAGAGTTTATAAAGTCCCTTGAAACAGACAAGACAGATGTGTCAGAAGATTTGAAGCATTACTGGCTTGATTTGGCAAAAACGCGTCTAAACTTTTTTGAGTCAATTGAGAGAGATCTTCCAGGCATTTGGGAGGAACTCCAGGACCAAGGTTACTTGACGCTGATAACTAGTGGAGCTACTCATGGTTTTTTACCACTGTTAGGACGTGATGAGACAATCGATTTACAGGTGAAGACAGGAATTCTGTTCCATAACGGCACTTTTGGCAAGAAACCCAGGGGGTTTTGGCTTCCTGAATGTGCTTACAGGCCACGAACGTACCATGTAGCAGGTGGAGCTGTAGTGTTAAGGCCGGGCATTGAAGAATTCTTGGATAAATACGGCATTGATTACACTTTTCTTGATAGCAAACCTTTTGAGAACTATGTTTCACCGGAGCCGTGGATGACTGGAAAATCTGGTCAGTGCAACCTGTTCCAGGCTTACCGTCTGAATAACAGCAACGTAGTCGGTTTTCCACGCCATGATCTGTTGTGCTCGCAGGTGTGGTCCGCAGACTTTGGTTATCCGGGGGACGGTAGTTACATGGAATTTCATAAAAGAAGCTCCTACAGCGGTGCAAGATTCTGGAAGATAACCAACAAGAACATAGACTTCAAGGACAAGCAGCCTTATGATCCTTTGGCAGCTTTGAAAACAGTAGGCGGTCATGCCCATCATTATGCTAGCCGCATCGTTGGTGAACTGGCTGATTACTACAGTGAGTCACGTAAGGAGGGCATAGTGACGCTCACATTTGACACGGAGCTTTTTGGACACTGGTGGTTTGAAGGTCCTAAATTCTTGGAGTTTCTCGTTAAGGAGCTTGCTGAGGCACCTGTGGGATGGACTTCTGGTGAGGATTATTTGGACAATTATTCTGTAGATGCTCGTTGTTTTCTTGGAGAGACCTCTTGGGGTGAAGGTGGACACTACCGCGTTTGGTTCAACCCAGATGTGGAGTGGATGTGGCCGCAGATTTACGAAGCTGAGAACATTGCATATAGAGCCCTGAAAGCTGGCAAAAACGTTGCTGATGATAGACTTTTGAAGCAGCTTATGAGAGAAGTTCTTTTGCTAACTGCCTCTGACTGGCAGTTCCTTATTACTACGGGCGGTGCTGTGGATTATGCCAAAGAACGTTTTGCCTTTCATCTGGCAAATGTGATGGACTTAGCTAGCGCCATATTGAACAAGGAGCCGTTTGATGAAGAGCGTTTGATGGATCTCCAAGACAGGGATAGTCTTTTCTATTTCCTTTCTCCGGAGCTGGTGGATCTTGGGTAA
- a CDS encoding MetS family NSS transporter small subunit: MSTASIAMLVVICTVIYGGLAFFLSIAMRKG; the protein is encoded by the coding sequence GTGAGCACAGCTTCCATAGCCATGTTAGTGGTTATTTGCACGGTTATCTATGGTGGATTAGCATTTTTCTTGAGTATCGCTATGCGTAAAGGCTAG
- a CDS encoding sodium-dependent transporter, with product MESEARGQWGSRIGFVLAAIGSAVGLGNIWRFPYLTYKNGGGAFLIPYLIAVLTVGIPLIMLEVSLGHKSQGSAPVAFSKADKRFSWLGWWQPLNSLVILVYYSVIIGWALNYIVFSFTQAWGSDTNSFFYKSFLGITSGPFDIGGIRWPILIAMTVIWFLNWFIVYSGVQSGIERANKIMMPLLFLMMLVLMIRGVTLPGAAVGLEQYLHPDFSKILNAQVWIDAFGQAFFSLSVAMGVYCAYGSYLPRKSDITNNAFITGFADTGFAFLSGLAVFSILGFMSTQSGVPFTEVVTQSIGLAFVAFPQGIGMMPVVPWLFGLLFFGCLLFGGLTSSISMVESFSAGIIDKTGYNRKAVVTWTCFLGWLVSMVFATGAGLYILDIVDHFINAYGVVLAGLAEAVAIGWFLGPEKLRQHFNAISDFRIGPWWDFLIKYWAPLIMIVMGLVNFVAEIQKPYEGYPFLALFLLGWLVVALVLVVAFLLTKMKPKGSVTTSKGGV from the coding sequence ATGGAAAGTGAAGCGAGGGGACAATGGGGTTCTCGCATCGGGTTTGTGTTGGCTGCAATTGGATCTGCTGTGGGTCTTGGCAACATTTGGCGTTTTCCGTATCTTACCTACAAGAACGGTGGTGGAGCTTTTTTAATCCCTTATTTGATTGCCGTTCTCACTGTGGGTATTCCTCTGATCATGCTTGAGGTTTCTCTGGGGCATAAAAGTCAGGGCTCAGCTCCTGTTGCCTTTAGCAAGGCTGACAAGAGGTTTTCGTGGCTCGGGTGGTGGCAGCCGCTGAATTCATTGGTAATCCTTGTGTACTACAGTGTGATTATTGGATGGGCACTGAACTATATTGTGTTTTCTTTTACGCAGGCTTGGGGAAGTGACACTAATAGTTTCTTCTACAAGTCCTTCTTGGGCATAACAAGTGGACCGTTTGACATAGGAGGCATTCGTTGGCCCATATTAATTGCCATGACCGTAATTTGGTTCCTGAATTGGTTCATTGTGTACAGCGGCGTGCAAAGTGGAATCGAACGAGCCAACAAGATTATGATGCCTTTGCTGTTTCTCATGATGCTAGTTTTGATGATACGTGGTGTCACGTTGCCCGGAGCTGCTGTGGGCTTGGAGCAGTATCTGCATCCAGATTTTTCGAAGATTCTGAATGCTCAGGTGTGGATTGACGCCTTTGGTCAAGCCTTCTTTAGTTTGAGCGTGGCCATGGGTGTCTACTGTGCCTATGGAAGCTATCTGCCGAGGAAATCAGACATTACAAACAATGCGTTTATTACAGGTTTCGCTGATACTGGTTTTGCATTCCTCTCCGGATTAGCTGTATTTTCCATACTTGGTTTCATGTCAACTCAGTCGGGTGTGCCATTCACTGAAGTTGTAACCCAGAGCATTGGCCTTGCTTTTGTAGCTTTTCCTCAAGGTATAGGTATGATGCCTGTTGTACCATGGCTATTTGGTTTACTCTTCTTTGGTTGCCTGCTTTTTGGCGGGCTCACTTCAAGTATTTCCATGGTGGAGTCTTTTTCGGCAGGTATCATAGACAAAACGGGGTACAACCGCAAAGCAGTAGTAACTTGGACGTGTTTTCTTGGTTGGTTAGTGAGTATGGTGTTTGCTACTGGTGCTGGCCTTTACATCCTTGATATCGTTGACCACTTCATTAACGCTTATGGTGTGGTACTGGCAGGTTTGGCAGAGGCAGTTGCCATTGGCTGGTTCCTTGGCCCAGAGAAACTCAGGCAGCATTTCAATGCCATTTCGGATTTCAGAATTGGTCCATGGTGGGATTTTCTGATAAAATATTGGGCGCCGCTCATTATGATTGTTATGGGGCTTGTGAATTTCGTCGCTGAAATTCAAAAACCTTATGAAGGATATCCTTTCTTGGCGCTATTCTTGTTGGGCTGGCTAGTAGTAGCTTTGGTACTTGTAGTTGCTTTCTTATTGACCAAAATGAAACCGAAAGGATCTGTTACAACTTCTAAGGGGGGAGTATAG
- the galT gene encoding galactose-1-phosphate uridylyltransferase: protein MPEFRKDPLTGSWVIIAPERAQRPIDANHRTAQVEEFAEWSEECPFCSGNELMTPPEVLAYRSPGTGSNQRGWTLRVVRNKYPALSPDLELNTVTGNDLHRSMVGFGYHEVIIETPSHSRDFSFMALDEIEDVLWAWRDRLLSIRADKRIKYALVFKNYGHRAGASLVHPHSQIIATPMVPKRIEEEVQNMRNYYGEKGACLLCAMLNTEKSEKKRIVEQNQSFTAYCPYASMSAYQIMIVPNWHSSEFIELNPVQIKDLSKILWSVFRRLHSAVGGLVPYNLWLHNSPWWQEYDTSFFHWHIDLVPRLSELAGFELGSGLFINHTLPEEAAKTLASINIE from the coding sequence ATGCCAGAGTTCAGGAAAGATCCACTTACCGGTAGCTGGGTCATAATAGCCCCCGAAAGAGCCCAAAGGCCCATAGATGCTAATCACAGAACTGCTCAAGTGGAAGAATTTGCCGAATGGAGCGAGGAGTGCCCCTTTTGTTCCGGGAATGAACTAATGACTCCACCAGAAGTACTGGCATACAGGAGCCCAGGTACTGGATCCAACCAACGAGGATGGACACTAAGAGTGGTTAGAAATAAGTACCCTGCACTTTCACCAGATTTAGAGCTAAACACAGTAACAGGAAATGACTTACATAGGAGTATGGTGGGCTTTGGATATCATGAAGTGATTATTGAAACCCCATCGCACTCGCGTGATTTTTCATTCATGGCACTTGATGAAATCGAAGATGTTTTATGGGCATGGCGAGATAGACTTTTGTCGATTAGGGCTGATAAACGCATAAAGTACGCTTTAGTCTTTAAGAATTACGGACACAGAGCTGGAGCTTCTTTAGTGCATCCACACAGCCAGATTATTGCTACTCCTATGGTCCCTAAAAGAATAGAGGAAGAAGTACAAAACATGAGAAATTACTACGGTGAAAAGGGCGCATGTTTGCTTTGTGCGATGCTAAACACCGAGAAATCCGAAAAGAAAAGGATTGTGGAGCAGAATCAAAGCTTTACGGCTTACTGTCCTTACGCTTCTATGAGTGCCTATCAAATCATGATTGTCCCGAATTGGCATAGTTCTGAGTTCATAGAACTCAACCCTGTCCAGATAAAAGATCTTTCCAAGATACTTTGGAGTGTTTTTCGACGTTTGCATTCAGCTGTAGGTGGGCTAGTGCCCTACAATTTGTGGTTGCATAACAGCCCTTGGTGGCAAGAATATGATACAAGCTTTTTTCATTGGCATATTGATCTGGTACCCAGGCTAAGTGAGTTAGCAGGATTTGAACTGGGAAGTGGCCTTTTCATTAATCACACGCTTCCTGAAGAAGCAGCGAAGACCTTGGCGTCGATTAATATAGAATAG
- a CDS encoding glycogen synthase has translation MKTLKVLLIGAECAPFVKVGGLADVLGALPKYISRQGVNAATVVPLYQSIDREQFVLEEETALNVETGVGPMLFRVFKCVDKDGILHYFLEQEKYFSRSNIYGEKDDAERFFAFSMGTLELAKREKFDILHANDWHTALVPVLVRQDGLPFKTVFTIHNLAYQGLCSRSLSGFLKLTPDMDALIRQDDNTMNPMKGGILCADYVTTVSPTYAKEILTPEYGVGLENVLVQRKDRLIGILNGIDVELYNPATDPHIYVNFTNEWEKKLANTEALRKELNLENGPYPVIGLVSRFVEQKGIDLVAEALDSIVELGAQLVALGTGDKKYEELLFKKAGKYHNMVSVNITFDPVLAQRIYAGSTHFLMPSRFEPCGLGQMIALRYGSIPIVRRTGGLADTVFDAEKEPNGNGFVFDEPTVDGLLGAVKRAVAYYKDEQMHKSLFNRAIASDVSWDSSAKAYVKLYEKALIS, from the coding sequence GTGAAAACATTGAAAGTACTGCTAATAGGGGCTGAGTGTGCACCATTTGTGAAAGTTGGGGGCCTAGCCGACGTGTTGGGTGCTTTGCCCAAATACATAAGTCGCCAAGGTGTGAATGCCGCTACTGTTGTACCCCTTTACCAGAGCATCGATAGAGAGCAGTTCGTTTTAGAAGAAGAGACAGCCCTGAACGTGGAGACAGGTGTTGGTCCGATGCTTTTTAGAGTTTTCAAATGTGTAGACAAAGATGGCATTTTGCACTATTTTCTTGAGCAGGAAAAGTATTTCTCCAGAAGCAATATCTATGGAGAGAAAGACGATGCAGAACGGTTTTTCGCATTTAGTATGGGCACTTTGGAACTTGCGAAACGTGAGAAATTTGATATTCTTCATGCTAATGACTGGCACACTGCCTTAGTGCCTGTGTTGGTACGACAGGATGGACTTCCTTTTAAAACCGTATTCACCATACATAACCTTGCTTACCAAGGTTTATGTAGTCGGTCGCTTTCGGGTTTTCTGAAATTGACACCTGACATGGATGCCCTGATAAGACAAGATGACAACACGATGAACCCCATGAAAGGTGGCATCTTATGTGCCGACTATGTTACCACTGTTAGTCCCACGTATGCGAAGGAAATACTAACACCAGAATACGGCGTGGGATTAGAGAACGTGCTCGTCCAAAGAAAAGACAGGCTCATAGGTATTCTCAACGGCATCGATGTGGAGCTTTATAACCCGGCTACCGACCCACACATTTATGTAAACTTTACTAACGAGTGGGAGAAAAAACTTGCAAATACAGAAGCTCTGAGGAAAGAACTGAATTTGGAAAATGGACCGTATCCAGTGATTGGTTTGGTTAGTAGGTTTGTGGAGCAAAAGGGAATTGATTTGGTAGCTGAAGCCTTAGACTCCATCGTGGAGCTGGGTGCGCAGCTTGTTGCTCTGGGTACGGGTGATAAGAAATACGAAGAATTGCTCTTTAAGAAAGCCGGTAAGTACCATAACATGGTCTCAGTAAACATAACCTTCGATCCTGTGTTGGCTCAGCGAATCTATGCTGGTAGCACACATTTTCTTATGCCTTCCAGGTTTGAACCCTGCGGTCTTGGGCAGATGATAGCGCTAAGATATGGCAGTATTCCCATAGTAAGGCGTACAGGTGGGTTGGCAGACACGGTATTTGATGCTGAAAAAGAACCAAACGGCAACGGTTTTGTGTTTGACGAGCCTACTGTTGATGGTTTGCTAGGGGCTGTTAAGAGAGCAGTTGCTTATTACAAGGATGAACAAATGCACAAGAGCCTTTTCAACAGAGCCATAGCTTCTGATGTCTCTTGGGATAGTTCGGCTAAAGCGTACGTGAAACTTTATGAGAAAGCTCTTATCAGTTGA
- a CDS encoding nitrilase-related carbon-nitrogen hydrolase, producing the protein MKVGYVQFRPKFGDKEYNVSKMIDMASTLDAEVIVFPELANTGYVFKSKEEIVTLAEPYDGPSIKRMQEFSKRKGALLAFGFAERFGDVFYNSAAVVTPEGEVKIYQKVHLFNEEKLYFNRGDKFFTFTWHDTVFGVMICFDWIFPEAMRTLALMGAQIVLHPANLVLPYCQDAMVTRCIENRVFEITANRIGVERGLKFTGASQITAPGGIVLHRATKTKEEALAVDIDPGLALQKSINSYNDLFKDRLPSAYKLS; encoded by the coding sequence GTGAAAGTCGGATATGTGCAGTTTAGACCAAAGTTTGGTGATAAAGAATATAACGTTTCTAAAATGATCGATATGGCTTCAACGTTGGATGCCGAAGTTATCGTGTTTCCAGAGCTTGCAAATACTGGTTATGTGTTCAAAAGCAAGGAAGAGATAGTCACTTTAGCCGAACCTTATGACGGTCCTTCAATTAAGAGAATGCAGGAGTTTTCCAAGAGAAAAGGAGCGCTACTAGCTTTTGGTTTTGCTGAGCGCTTTGGAGATGTTTTTTACAATTCTGCAGCTGTGGTCACTCCTGAAGGTGAGGTAAAGATCTATCAGAAGGTGCACTTATTTAATGAAGAAAAGCTTTATTTCAATAGGGGCGATAAGTTCTTCACTTTTACTTGGCACGACACGGTGTTTGGGGTCATGATCTGCTTCGACTGGATTTTTCCTGAAGCTATGCGCACCTTGGCTCTCATGGGAGCTCAGATTGTGCTTCATCCAGCTAATCTTGTTTTGCCTTATTGCCAGGATGCCATGGTTACTCGGTGCATCGAGAATAGGGTGTTCGAGATAACAGCCAACAGAATAGGTGTAGAGCGAGGCCTCAAGTTTACAGGGGCTAGTCAAATTACTGCGCCTGGAGGCATAGTTCTACACAGAGCTACGAAAACTAAGGAGGAAGCACTGGCGGTTGACATTGATCCGGGATTGGCTTTGCAGAAAAGTATAAACAGTTACAACGACCTTTTCAAGGATAGGCTTCCTAGTGCTTATAAGCTTTCGTAG
- the ptb gene encoding phosphate butyryltransferase has translation MKNFDELLESVKKANPVKVAVAQANDMEVIETVKMATEKGIAQFYLVGDAKEIQEKCQQLNVDMNKVEIIDEPELENAPRAAVSLVSSGKAQVVMKGLIHTADYLRAILDKEIGLRKDKSLLSHVGVFQVPAFDRFIILTDAAMIIAPDLQQKVSIIENAVVVARALGIEMPKVAALSAVETVNPDMVSSVEAAILAKMSERGQIKNCIVDGPLAFDNAISKEAAEHKGIKSPVAGAADILLVPDIEAGNILYKSFTYAAGASMAGIVVGAKAPVVLTSRADTAESKLYSIALAVQVANSQSQ, from the coding sequence TTGAAGAATTTCGACGAGCTATTGGAGTCCGTAAAGAAGGCAAACCCCGTGAAAGTCGCAGTGGCCCAAGCCAACGACATGGAAGTCATTGAAACAGTAAAAATGGCAACAGAAAAGGGCATTGCCCAGTTTTATTTGGTAGGCGATGCCAAAGAAATTCAGGAGAAATGTCAGCAGCTAAATGTGGACATGAATAAGGTTGAGATCATCGATGAACCCGAGCTTGAGAACGCACCCAGAGCAGCTGTATCACTGGTGAGCAGCGGAAAAGCGCAGGTTGTAATGAAGGGCTTAATTCACACAGCTGACTACCTCAGAGCCATTTTAGACAAGGAAATTGGGTTGAGAAAAGACAAGAGTTTGCTTAGCCACGTGGGAGTATTTCAAGTTCCTGCATTTGATAGATTTATCATCTTAACTGATGCAGCTATGATCATTGCACCAGATCTCCAGCAAAAAGTGTCCATCATAGAGAATGCTGTCGTGGTAGCTCGTGCATTGGGAATTGAGATGCCAAAAGTAGCAGCTTTGTCAGCAGTAGAGACGGTCAATCCAGACATGGTTTCCAGTGTGGAAGCCGCTATTTTGGCAAAAATGAGTGAAAGAGGCCAGATAAAGAATTGCATCGTAGATGGTCCTTTGGCTTTTGATAACGCCATTTCAAAGGAAGCAGCCGAACACAAAGGTATCAAATCACCAGTAGCTGGTGCTGCCGACATTTTACTGGTACCTGATATTGAAGCGGGCAATATCCTCTATAAATCATTTACTTATGCTGCGGGAGCCAGCATGGCAGGCATTGTGGTGGGAGCCAAGGCGCCCGTAGTTTTAACTAGCCGTGCAGACACAGCCGAAAGCAAACTGTATTCCATTGCTTTGGCTGTTCAAGTAGCAAATTCCCAGAGCCAGTAA